From the Sulfuriferula nivalis genome, the window GGGCGCGACCGCAGATGTGGATTTTGGCGAAATACTGGACTATCTGGTATCGGATACACAAACCGAAAGTATCTTACTGTATATCGAGGGTATACATCATTCTCGTAGTTTCATGAGCGCACTGCGCGCGGCCAGCCGGTTTAAACCCGTTATTCTGGTAAAAGTAGGGCGCCACGAAGCAGGATCCAAGGCTGCTTTTTCCCATACTGGTGCATTGGTGGGGGCGGATGACGTATTTGACGCAGCATTGCGCAGGGCTGGTGTCGTTCGTGTAGACACTATCGTGCAGTTATTCTCCGCCGCCAAAGCATTATCAACACGCTTTCATCCAACAGGTAATCGACTTGCTATTGTGACTAATGGTGGTGGACCCGGCGTGATGGCCAGCGACCGAGCCGCAGATCTGGGCGTTAATATAGCGACCTTGACTGCTGAAACGATAGAACAGCTGAATGCGGTTTTGCCTGCAACCTGGTCACATGGCAACCCCGTCGATATCATCGGTGATGCAACAGCAGAACGCTATCGTGATGCTGTCACGTTATGTATGCAAGACCCTGGTGTAGATGGCGTGCTGACGATATTGACGCCACAAGCTATGACCCACCCGCTGCAAGCAGCTGAAGCAGTGATAGCCGTCGCTAAGCAATTTAACAAGCCTTTAGTTGCCTGCTGGATGGGAGAAGGACAAGTAGCAGCAAGTCGACTGGCATTCACTCAGGCAAAAATCCCTAGCTTCCGAACGCCAGAGCCTGCAGTTGAGATTTTGTCCTTTATTGCGGCTTATTACCAGAACCAGAAGCTGCTCATGCAAACACCGGGGCCGCTTGCACAACATCGGGCATCGGATGTTGAGGGCGCACGTTTACTGATAGAAGGTGCGCTGGCAGAACATCGTACGGTGCTTAATGAAATGGAATCCAAGGCCATACTTGCGGCATTCCAAATCCCCATAGCGAAGACCGTGATTGCCCGTTCACCCAATGAGGCATTAATGCTGGCAGAGGAGTTGGGCTTGCCAGTGGTGATGAAAATCAACTCGCCGGATATTTCGCATAAGTCAGATTCAGGTGGCATACGCCTGAATCTGGGTAATGCCGAAGCAGTCAGAGCTGCTTATCACGAGATTATTCAGGCAGTACAGCTTAACAGGCCGAATGCCAGAATTGATGGTGTGGTGATCGAGCCTATGGCAGTTAAGCCCAATGGTCGTGAATTGATGCTGGGTGTAACCACCGATCCCGTGTTTGGTCCTGTCATTACTTTTAGCGCTGGCGGTATTATGGTCGAGGTGCTGGGTGACCGAGCGGTTGCGTTACCACCGCTGAATAGTTATCTGGTGCGCGATATGATAGCCCGTACCCGTGTTGCCAAGCTATTAGGTGCATTCCGCCACATGCCTCCGATAGATATGGATGCGCTGGAAGGCGTGCTGCTACGTGTATCGGAAATGGTATGTGAATTGCCCTGGATTAAGGAAATGGATATTAATCCGTTAATAGTCGATGAAAATGGTGTCATCGCAGTAGATGCGCGCATAGTTGTCAATTTCCCTGCGCCATCTGCTCATCGATATGCACATATGGCGATACACCCTTATCCCACACATCTCATCAGTCATTGGCAGTTGCCGGATGGCGCAGATATTGTTATTCGACCTATCAGCCCGGAAGATGCCGAGCTGGAACAAATATTCGTGCGCGGATTGTCGGAGGAAGCCAGATATTTTCGTTTCATGGATACACTGCAAGAACTTACGCAGAATATGCTGGTCAGATTTACACAAATTGATTATGACCGTGAAATGGCATTAATCGCGGTACTTGAACAAGACGACAAGGAAATCGAGTTAGGCGTGTGTCGCTACATCACCAATCCTGATGGAGATAGTTGTGAGTTCGCACTGGTCATTGCTGACGAATGGCAACATAAAGGTATAGGCCTTAAATTAATGAACAGTTTGATGCAAGTTGCTGTCAGTAAGGGATTAAAGCAGATGGAAGGTGAGGTAATGGGCACCAATCACGCGATGCTTGCCTTGGTTGAACGCTTGGGGTTCAGTATCAGCACCAGCTCTGACGATGTTGCTATTAAACGTGTAGTAAAAGTCCTCTAATTTAGAAAGTTGTAAGCATGCAAATAGCCATACCCGATATAGATTTAATCTGCGATGAACAAGAAATTTATGAACAGTTATTACCATTAGCACAGGCAAATATTATCGAGCTAGGTTGTGGTAAGGCAGAAAAGACGCGTGCTATTGCAAAGGCGGGTAAAGTGGCTGCGATACTGGCGCTCGAAGTTGATGCGATTCAGCATGCGCAGAATCTGACAACAACTGATTTGCCTAATGTTTGTTTTGAACTGGGTTGTGCTGAAAATATACCCGCA encodes:
- a CDS encoding bifunctional acetate--CoA ligase family protein/GNAT family N-acetyltransferase, whose translation is MGQHYLSPLFSPRSVAVIGASNRIESVGGVVFKNMLESGFQGNLYPINPGYLEIQGQRAYVSIEEIGEAVDLAVIATKAGAIPAIIEACGKQGVRAAVILSAGFSEAGPEGIALERAVVENARRYGVRLIGPNCLGIMRPSVGLNATFSNGGAKAGKLALISQSGALCTAILDWAQPNDVGFSSIISMGATADVDFGEILDYLVSDTQTESILLYIEGIHHSRSFMSALRAASRFKPVILVKVGRHEAGSKAAFSHTGALVGADDVFDAALRRAGVVRVDTIVQLFSAAKALSTRFHPTGNRLAIVTNGGGPGVMASDRAADLGVNIATLTAETIEQLNAVLPATWSHGNPVDIIGDATAERYRDAVTLCMQDPGVDGVLTILTPQAMTHPLQAAEAVIAVAKQFNKPLVACWMGEGQVAASRLAFTQAKIPSFRTPEPAVEILSFIAAYYQNQKLLMQTPGPLAQHRASDVEGARLLIEGALAEHRTVLNEMESKAILAAFQIPIAKTVIARSPNEALMLAEELGLPVVMKINSPDISHKSDSGGIRLNLGNAEAVRAAYHEIIQAVQLNRPNARIDGVVIEPMAVKPNGRELMLGVTTDPVFGPVITFSAGGIMVEVLGDRAVALPPLNSYLVRDMIARTRVAKLLGAFRHMPPIDMDALEGVLLRVSEMVCELPWIKEMDINPLIVDENGVIAVDARIVVNFPAPSAHRYAHMAIHPYPTHLISHWQLPDGADIVIRPISPEDAELEQIFVRGLSEEARYFRFMDTLQELTQNMLVRFTQIDYDREMALIAVLEQDDKEIELGVCRYITNPDGDSCEFALVIADEWQHKGIGLKLMNSLMQVAVSKGLKQMEGEVMGTNHAMLALVERLGFSISTSSDDVAIKRVVKVL